In Candidatus Promineifilum breve, one genomic interval encodes:
- a CDS encoding class I SAM-dependent methyltransferase → MRRQRFGLFLELLASVPRPLTILDVGGTQDFWERMDFLDEAGIHITILNLEPQPVRFSGFTSIIGDATNLALFADDAFDVVFSNSVIEHVGDNKKQRRMAEEVQRVGRRYFVQTPNYYFPIEPHYLFPGFQWLPLEWRAWLLHHYDLGWYQRHETRQQARESVGSVSLLRKGEFASLFPAGRLYEEKVFGLTKSFVAYGGW, encoded by the coding sequence ATGCGTCGCCAGCGCTTTGGGTTATTCCTGGAATTACTGGCGTCGGTGCCCCGGCCACTGACGATCCTCGATGTCGGCGGCACACAAGATTTCTGGGAACGAATGGATTTCCTGGACGAGGCCGGCATCCACATAACGATTCTCAATTTGGAGCCACAACCGGTCAGGTTTAGTGGGTTTACGAGCATTATCGGCGACGCCACCAACCTGGCTCTATTCGCTGACGATGCCTTTGACGTTGTATTTTCCAATTCGGTCATTGAACACGTCGGCGACAACAAGAAGCAGCGGCGCATGGCTGAGGAAGTCCAGCGTGTGGGCCGGCGTTATTTCGTCCAGACGCCCAATTATTACTTCCCTATCGAGCCGCACTATCTCTTCCCAGGGTTCCAGTGGCTCCCTCTGGAATGGCGGGCCTGGTTATTGCACCATTATGACCTGGGCTGGTATCAACGGCACGAGACCCGGCAACAAGCCCGTGAATCGGTGGGGTCGGTGAGCCTACTCCGCAAGGGCGAGTTTGCCTCGCTATTTCCCGCCGGCCGGCTGTATGAAGAGAAAGTGTTCGGCCTTACAAAATCGTTTGTGGCCTATGGCGGTTGGTGA
- a CDS encoding sugar transferase, translated as MLRRFGVNYAIFSMATDILLTCVALFAALRLVAYIPLHLTNLRGPAVVMPFIYLVVPVLWGLTFLVLSVYDPKRVYRVMDELQIVTIATVASALLFAGLLFLAHRDFSRWVFIIFVALDLVLLLGWRVMVRLLFRISRVPTAEHRVLIIGAGDVGQRVGTMIRDYESMGLTLAGFLDEVTPRVAVDQDFVLHVLGRVEDVREVVQRSNINDVVIALPQRDYAQINELVLALHDLPVQVRVVPDYFSLALYRASVEDFGGLPMINLRDPALNDVQRFVKRLFDLTLAGILTLIVLLPMVIITVLIKLDTKGSTLFRQQRVGENGRLFSMYKFRSMIDGADSMVEGMTEHTDDGHLLFKKANDPRVTRIGRFLRHTSLDELPQLFNVLKGDMSLVGPRPELPWLVGQYEPWQHKRLAVPQGMTGWWQINGRADKPLHLHTEEDLYYVQNYSLWMDIYILLKTPWVVVRGKGAY; from the coding sequence ATGTTGAGGCGGTTCGGGGTCAACTATGCTATCTTTTCGATGGCGACTGATATTTTGCTGACTTGCGTGGCCCTGTTCGCGGCCCTGCGGCTCGTTGCCTACATCCCTCTTCATCTGACCAATCTGCGCGGCCCGGCCGTGGTCATGCCCTTCATCTATCTCGTCGTGCCGGTACTGTGGGGTCTGACGTTTCTGGTGCTGTCGGTCTACGATCCCAAGCGCGTCTACCGGGTGATGGACGAATTGCAGATCGTGACAATTGCCACGGTGGCTTCGGCCTTGTTATTCGCCGGTCTGCTGTTCCTGGCCCATCGTGATTTCTCGCGCTGGGTATTTATCATCTTCGTGGCCCTGGATCTCGTCCTGCTGTTGGGCTGGCGCGTCATGGTGCGGCTTCTGTTCCGTATTAGCCGCGTGCCCACCGCCGAGCATCGTGTGCTCATCATCGGCGCGGGCGACGTCGGCCAGCGGGTGGGCACAATGATTCGCGATTACGAATCAATGGGCCTAACCCTGGCCGGCTTTTTGGATGAGGTTACTCCCCGGGTAGCGGTCGATCAAGACTTCGTGCTCCACGTACTGGGCCGGGTCGAAGATGTTCGCGAGGTGGTTCAGCGTAGCAATATCAACGACGTCGTCATCGCCCTGCCCCAGCGCGACTACGCCCAGATCAACGAACTCGTCCTAGCCCTCCACGACTTGCCGGTTCAAGTGCGCGTCGTGCCCGATTATTTTAGTCTGGCCCTCTATCGCGCGTCGGTCGAGGATTTCGGCGGCCTGCCGATGATTAATCTGCGCGATCCGGCGCTTAACGACGTGCAGCGCTTCGTCAAGCGCCTGTTCGATCTGACGCTGGCCGGTATCCTGACCCTCATCGTGCTGCTGCCGATGGTGATCATTACCGTGCTGATCAAGCTGGACACCAAGGGATCGACCCTGTTTCGCCAGCAGCGCGTGGGCGAAAACGGGCGGCTCTTCTCCATGTACAAATTCCGCTCGATGATCGACGGCGCGGATAGTATGGTGGAGGGCATGACCGAGCACACCGACGACGGCCACCTGCTCTTCAAGAAAGCCAACGATCCCCGCGTCACCCGGATTGGTCGCTTCCTGCGCCATACCAGCCTCGATGAGCTGCCGCAATTGTTCAACGTCCTGAAAGGAGATATGAGCCTGGTGGGGCCGCGGCCGGAATTGCCCTGGCTGGTGGGGCAATATGAGCCGTGGCAACACAAACGGCTGGCCGTGCCCCAAGGGATGACCGGCTGGTGGCAGATCAACGGCCGCGCCGACAAGCCACTCCACCTCCATACCGAGGAAGACCTCTACTACGTCCAGAATTATTCGTTGTGGATGGACATCTACATCCTGCTCAAGACACCCTGGGTCGTGGTACGCGGCAAAGGCGCCTATTAA
- a CDS encoding WecB/TagA/CpsF family glycosyltransferase codes for MPAQTIAILGVHVHPLTVDELHQCLADVIDQRRRALAFYVNVHGLNLAVDNPWLRDTWNEAEIVFCDGAGVILGARLLGHHIPERITGADWLWQLAEFANNRGYSLYFLGAQPGNAQTAADRLLERLPDLKIVGVQHGYFNKTRGHPENEAVVHDINRCQPNILVVGMGMPLQEQWLRDNWQDLKVNVALTTGAAFDYLSGQVQRAPLWMNDHSLEWLGRLLIEPRRLWRRYVLGNPIFLARILEERLFGRH; via the coding sequence ATGCCCGCTCAAACGATTGCCATTCTCGGCGTTCACGTCCATCCATTAACGGTGGACGAACTGCACCAATGTCTGGCCGATGTCATCGACCAACGCCGGCGCGCGCTGGCGTTTTACGTGAATGTGCATGGGCTTAATTTGGCCGTTGACAATCCCTGGTTACGCGACACCTGGAACGAGGCCGAAATCGTATTCTGCGATGGAGCCGGCGTCATCCTCGGCGCGCGGCTGCTGGGCCATCACATTCCCGAGCGTATCACCGGCGCTGATTGGTTATGGCAATTGGCCGAATTCGCTAACAATCGAGGCTATTCACTGTACTTCCTTGGCGCGCAGCCCGGCAACGCCCAGACAGCCGCCGACCGCCTCCTGGAGCGACTTCCGGACCTAAAAATCGTTGGCGTACAGCATGGCTATTTCAATAAGACAAGAGGTCACCCCGAAAATGAGGCCGTTGTGCACGACATCAATCGTTGCCAACCGAACATTCTGGTGGTGGGGATGGGAATGCCGCTTCAGGAACAATGGTTGCGCGATAATTGGCAAGACCTCAAGGTCAATGTCGCCCTGACCACAGGCGCGGCCTTTGACTATCTTTCGGGCCAGGTGCAACGCGCGCCATTGTGGATGAACGACCATAGCCTCGAATGGTTAGGGCGTCTGTTGATCGAACCGCGACGATTATGGCGGCGCTATGTGCTGGGCAACCCAATCTTTCTGGCCCGGATATTAGAGGAACGTCTCTTCGGTCGTCATTAG
- a CDS encoding O-antigen ligase family protein, whose translation MGRHSKPSPTFGYNNVPMNSSMAPSSPAPWAERARIPFVSTSFAHNLVYYALLWPVWWALGIEQLLLPFFALYELFRFLIRADWRVQLNSTAVIAILLAIWWLVPIFWVDRDFLDIYLKETATIWSQAIILILIYNCIKTRREWWLIVRALTILAVYMAIAGFIYLSGLWRGSFTSGIGFVLPQSLIDGSAFFSSIAIRTFGSQSDEVGLFVIRLRGLSLEFSSLSMVCLLLIPLIHWRMILSRGVARILFAGVALGLFACLLFTESRISYVAFVAAIPLYVVLRWGLLRGHNRPLIIALMLAAMGAAVLLGYIAHGLIFDTLEATFVDLRPSSWLVRFNIYVVTLQLLPDHLIAGWGVPVRIPGGGSIYAAGTHSSYLGTLFQHGIVGLGLYLGLWISIWQAVIRGLRRPAGRELGSFWIALAVAFLAFNIREIADAWWWDQSLTFVVWVMWGAALVANRCFAADDPGTWGGLSVR comes from the coding sequence ATGGGCCGACACAGCAAGCCCAGCCCGACGTTCGGATATAATAACGTGCCCATGAATTCCTCGATGGCGCCATCCTCTCCCGCCCCATGGGCCGAACGGGCGCGTATTCCCTTTGTTTCCACTTCGTTCGCCCATAATCTGGTGTATTACGCGCTGCTGTGGCCCGTCTGGTGGGCGTTAGGCATCGAGCAACTTCTCTTGCCTTTCTTCGCGCTCTACGAATTATTTCGTTTTCTCATCCGCGCCGATTGGCGGGTGCAGTTGAATTCGACGGCGGTCATCGCCATTCTCCTGGCGATCTGGTGGCTCGTGCCCATCTTTTGGGTTGATCGTGATTTCCTCGATATTTACCTGAAAGAGACAGCGACTATATGGTCGCAGGCGATTATCCTCATCCTGATCTATAACTGCATTAAAACCCGCCGGGAGTGGTGGCTAATCGTCCGGGCCTTGACCATCCTGGCTGTCTACATGGCTATCGCCGGTTTCATCTACTTGTCGGGCCTGTGGCGGGGCAGTTTCACTTCCGGCATTGGGTTTGTCTTGCCGCAATCGCTGATTGACGGCTCGGCTTTCTTCTCGTCGATTGCCATCCGTACCTTCGGTTCCCAGTCTGACGAAGTGGGCCTGTTTGTCATCCGGTTGAGGGGATTGTCCCTCGAGTTCAGTTCGCTGAGCATGGTCTGCCTGCTTCTCATTCCGCTCATCCATTGGCGGATGATACTATCGCGCGGGGTGGCGCGTATCCTGTTTGCCGGTGTGGCGTTGGGCTTGTTCGCTTGTCTGCTCTTCACGGAATCCAGAATCTCCTACGTGGCCTTTGTCGCGGCTATTCCGCTGTATGTGGTGCTGCGCTGGGGTCTGTTGCGCGGGCATAATCGCCCACTTATCATCGCGCTGATGCTGGCCGCGATGGGTGCGGCGGTCCTGCTAGGCTACATCGCCCATGGGCTCATTTTTGACACGCTTGAGGCAACTTTTGTTGATCTCCGGCCGTCCAGTTGGCTGGTGCGCTTCAACATTTACGTCGTGACGCTGCAGCTTTTGCCCGATCATCTGATCGCCGGCTGGGGCGTCCCGGTACGAATTCCCGGTGGGGGGAGCATTTATGCCGCCGGAACCCACAGCAGTTATCTGGGGACGCTCTTCCAACACGGCATCGTCGGCCTGGGCCTCTACCTGGGTCTGTGGATTTCAATATGGCAGGCGGTGATTCGTGGATTGCGCCGGCCTGCCGGCCGAGAGCTTGGTTCGTTCTGGATCGCATTGGCGGTGGCCTTCCTGGCATTTAATATCCGCGAGATAGCCGATGCGTGGTGGTGGGATCAATCATTGACATTCGTCGTCTGGGTCATGTGGGGGGCGGCTCTGGTCGCCAACAGATGTTTTGCGGCCGACGACCCGGGAACCTGGGGCGGCTTATCAGTAAGGTGA